Proteins encoded by one window of Roseibium sp. Sym1:
- a CDS encoding MarR family winged helix-turn-helix transcriptional regulator — protein MTKAPTGQERPKDNLFGDPEDLLIDRAERARRQWQKEMPEVKDRLAPMVLLGRLNEAAQVMSRDYLAPAYADIGLKTGEFDVLATLVRSGPPYKLTPTELYRSTMMSSGGMTARVDKLEKAGLVERCPHPDDRRALTVCLTEKGLNLIKSKIPDYVEMQHEAVGGLNLEEQKQLSDLLEKLIRSATDPLART, from the coding sequence ATGACAAAGGCGCCAACGGGACAGGAGCGACCGAAAGACAATCTGTTCGGCGACCCGGAAGACCTGCTGATCGACAGGGCAGAACGCGCCCGCCGGCAATGGCAAAAGGAAATGCCCGAGGTGAAAGACCGGCTGGCACCGATGGTGCTGCTTGGCCGGTTGAATGAGGCAGCCCAGGTCATGAGCCGGGATTACCTGGCTCCCGCCTACGCGGATATCGGCCTGAAAACCGGCGAATTCGACGTTCTCGCGACCCTGGTCCGCTCCGGACCGCCTTACAAGCTGACCCCCACGGAACTCTATCGGTCCACCATGATGAGTTCGGGAGGCATGACCGCCCGGGTGGACAAGCTGGAGAAGGCCGGACTGGTGGAGCGCTGCCCCCACCCGGACGACCGCCGTGCCCTCACCGTCTGCCTGACCGAAAAGGGACTCAACCTGATCAAGTCCAAGATCCCGGACTACGTCGAAATGCAGCATGAAGCCGTCGGCGGATTGAACCTCGAAGAACAGAAGCAATTGTCGGATCTGCTGGAAAAACTCATCCGCTCGGCCACGGATCCACTGGCAAGGACCTGA
- a CDS encoding DNA topology modulation protein FlaR has translation MKRVMIVGGPGSGKSMLATALGEKTGLPVFHMDKIHWCSGWVERPRAEKDRLTHEVHIQDHWIFEGGHSGTYAERVARADTFVWLDVPVGLRLFRVLRRSMKHYGRTRPDLPDGCPERFNLQTVDFLHFIWRTRNSARDKLEAVYRTPPAHLAVYRLTTLAEVRSFLASLDQEALP, from the coding sequence ATGAAACGCGTCATGATCGTCGGCGGTCCCGGGTCCGGCAAGAGCATGCTCGCCACGGCATTGGGAGAAAAAACCGGTCTGCCGGTCTTCCATATGGACAAAATCCACTGGTGCTCCGGCTGGGTGGAGCGCCCGAGAGCGGAGAAAGACCGGCTGACCCACGAGGTGCACATCCAGGACCACTGGATCTTCGAGGGGGGACACTCCGGCACGTATGCGGAGCGGGTCGCCCGGGCGGACACCTTTGTCTGGCTGGACGTGCCTGTCGGCCTGCGTCTGTTCCGTGTCCTCAGGCGGTCGATGAAACACTACGGACGCACGCGGCCGGATCTGCCCGACGGTTGTCCCGAGCGCTTCAATCTGCAGACCGTCGATTTTCTCCATTTCATCTGGCGCACGCGGAACTCCGCACGCGACAAGCTGGAGGCTGTCTACCGGACACCACCCGCACATCTCGCGGTGTATCGGCTGACCACGCTCGCCGAGGTCCGCTCATTCCTTGCAAGTCTCGATCAGGAGGCACTCCCTTGA
- the thiO gene encoding glycine oxidase ThiO, with product MKVEIRGSGVAGLALALELIGRGAEVSLLERGRDMRRSASWLAGGMLAPWCERENAEEAVLVLGRGSIDWWDRAVPGLVRRNGTLVVASPRDTGELDRFAARTDGFSHVDRDAIGALEPDLAGRFARALFFEREAHLDPRKALTGLLDKLVGQGVQYCCCGKHAGSDADLAVDCTGIAAEDPDLRPVRGEMLLLHAPEVTLSRPVRFLHPRIPVYVVPRDNHHFMVGATMIESADSGPITVRSTMELLNAAYSLHPGFAEARIIETGAGLRPAYPDNLPRIRRKGRTVSLNGFYRHGFLLAPHFAAEAAELIFSQDLETAHEPHH from the coding sequence ATGAAGGTGGAAATTCGCGGTTCCGGTGTCGCCGGACTGGCGCTTGCACTGGAGCTGATTGGACGCGGAGCAGAGGTGAGCCTGCTTGAGCGCGGTCGCGACATGCGCCGGAGCGCTTCCTGGCTCGCTGGCGGTATGCTCGCACCCTGGTGCGAACGGGAAAATGCCGAAGAGGCAGTGCTTGTCCTGGGACGTGGATCGATTGACTGGTGGGACAGGGCGGTGCCTGGCCTTGTCAGGCGAAACGGCACACTGGTGGTGGCTTCGCCAAGGGACACCGGGGAACTTGACCGGTTCGCGGCGCGCACCGATGGTTTCAGCCATGTTGACCGCGACGCGATCGGCGCCCTTGAACCGGATCTCGCAGGCCGTTTTGCCAGGGCATTGTTCTTCGAGAGGGAAGCACATCTTGACCCGCGCAAGGCCCTGACCGGCCTGCTCGACAAGCTGGTCGGCCAAGGCGTCCAGTATTGCTGCTGTGGAAAGCATGCCGGATCCGATGCAGACCTTGCCGTGGATTGTACCGGGATAGCGGCGGAGGATCCGGACCTCAGGCCGGTGCGCGGCGAGATGCTGTTGCTGCACGCACCCGAGGTGACCCTGTCCCGGCCGGTCAGGTTCCTGCATCCGCGGATCCCCGTCTATGTGGTCCCCAGGGACAATCATCACTTCATGGTGGGGGCGACGATGATCGAGAGCGCCGATAGCGGCCCGATCACCGTGCGGTCCACAATGGAGCTGCTCAATGCTGCCTACAGCCTCCATCCGGGGTTCGCGGAAGCAAGGATCATCGAGACCGGGGCGGGGCTGCGTCCCGCCTATCCGGACAATCTGCCGCGTATCCGGCGCAAGGGGAGGACGGTCTCGCTCAACGGCTTCTACAGGCATGGTTTCCTGCTGGCTCCCCATTTCGCCGCCGAAGCGGCAGAGCTCATTTTTTCGCAAGACCTGGAGACGGCGCATGAACCTCATCATTAA
- a CDS encoding DUF6030 family protein, with translation MAGLADKLRRLLRAGMAAKPGNGKTAQGGRKAVQRTTGPRWAEPDAGHFADPPAAAAPKASRANRTGSSFVTSYYVWGTLALLAAGGSIGVLVFQAAQDDGMPQAASGTGLADPLQDLEPASRENLLRQSPELSAELKRSFLGKPDALCAELRELGLGNPGWRKAPFKTDRWQCASDLVLLTTPSVDFGPTTLFFLLRGSSEDRVDYLRLKLVVEDPRQKTIGLEAVWLVIDALAGRYGWTVPAAFRKAVSDFDQLETVHHGVRLSVAPENPDLTGDPLASGRLNIIMNFGEPDLIRPADRFEKAPPLESGWSVRGPDAREGE, from the coding sequence ATGGCAGGACTTGCGGACAAGCTCAGGCGGCTGCTCAGAGCCGGGATGGCGGCCAAACCCGGCAACGGAAAAACCGCTCAGGGGGGCAGGAAAGCCGTGCAACGCACGACCGGACCTCGCTGGGCAGAGCCGGATGCCGGCCATTTTGCCGACCCGCCGGCAGCAGCGGCGCCAAAGGCTTCCCGTGCCAACCGGACCGGATCGTCATTTGTGACGTCCTACTATGTCTGGGGCACGCTCGCGCTTCTGGCGGCCGGGGGCTCGATCGGTGTCCTCGTCTTCCAGGCTGCGCAGGACGACGGCATGCCGCAAGCGGCATCCGGAACGGGGCTGGCGGATCCGCTTCAGGATCTGGAACCGGCATCACGCGAAAACCTGTTGCGGCAATCGCCCGAATTGTCGGCGGAGTTGAAGCGAAGCTTTCTCGGCAAACCGGATGCGCTTTGTGCAGAGCTCAGGGAGCTCGGCCTCGGAAATCCCGGGTGGCGGAAGGCGCCGTTCAAGACGGATCGCTGGCAATGCGCATCCGACCTTGTGCTGCTGACGACGCCGAGTGTCGATTTCGGGCCGACGACGCTGTTTTTTCTGCTGCGCGGCTCCTCCGAAGACAGGGTGGATTATCTGAGGCTCAAGCTGGTCGTTGAGGACCCGCGTCAGAAAACGATCGGCCTGGAGGCCGTTTGGCTGGTCATCGACGCGCTCGCCGGGCGCTACGGCTGGACCGTCCCGGCCGCCTTTCGCAAGGCGGTGTCCGACTTCGACCAACTCGAGACGGTTCATCACGGGGTCCGGTTGTCCGTGGCCCCCGAAAATCCCGACCTGACTGGAGATCCGCTCGCCAGCGGGCGCCTCAACATCATCATGAATTTCGGCGAGCCGGATCTGATCCGGCCTGCCGACAGGTTCGAGAAGGCTCCGCCGCTGGAAAGCGGCTGGAGTGTCAGGGGCCCTGACGCTCGGGAAGGGGAATGA
- a CDS encoding pirin family protein yields MSWLNCPDPVPGNASSCDPIDTVIVPRTSDLGGFSVRRALPSAKRRMIGPFIFFDQMGPAELLVGGGIDVRPHPHIGLATVTYLFEGEMYHRDSLGTEIAIAPGALNWMNAGKGIVHSERERPERLQAKRPLFGLQSWVALPKHLEESDPSFQHFGTEEQPEFADKGASVKLIAGDLYGHKAPVSTASDMFYADITLEPGARIPLDAGWEERGLYTVSGQISIAGQSFDPAQLLVFKAGDHLVVENNGLVPARFVVLGGEPMDGRRYIWWNFVSSSKERIEQAKEDWRQGRFDTVPGDAEEFIPLPERQGP; encoded by the coding sequence ATGAGCTGGTTGAACTGCCCCGACCCCGTGCCGGGAAACGCATCGAGTTGCGACCCGATCGATACGGTCATCGTTCCGCGCACGTCGGATCTTGGCGGGTTTTCCGTGCGCCGCGCCCTGCCCTCGGCCAAGCGGCGCATGATCGGCCCGTTCATCTTTTTCGACCAGATGGGTCCCGCGGAACTTCTGGTCGGCGGAGGCATCGACGTTCGGCCTCATCCTCATATCGGTCTTGCCACCGTGACCTATCTCTTTGAAGGCGAGATGTATCACCGGGACAGCCTGGGAACCGAAATCGCGATCGCTCCGGGAGCGCTCAACTGGATGAACGCCGGCAAGGGCATTGTGCACTCGGAACGCGAACGTCCGGAACGCCTTCAGGCAAAACGGCCACTGTTCGGCCTGCAGAGCTGGGTCGCCCTGCCAAAGCATCTGGAAGAAAGTGACCCGAGCTTTCAGCACTTTGGCACGGAAGAGCAGCCGGAATTCGCCGACAAGGGGGCTTCGGTGAAACTGATCGCCGGAGATCTCTATGGGCACAAGGCGCCGGTCTCGACCGCATCGGACATGTTCTATGCCGACATTACCCTGGAACCCGGCGCAAGAATTCCCCTGGACGCGGGCTGGGAAGAGCGTGGCCTCTACACGGTATCAGGCCAAATCAGCATCGCGGGCCAGAGCTTCGATCCGGCGCAACTCCTGGTGTTCAAGGCCGGCGATCACCTTGTGGTCGAAAACAACGGCCTGGTGCCGGCGCGTTTCGTGGTGCTTGGTGGAGAGCCGATGGACGGCCGCCGTTACATCTGGTGGAACTTCGTGTCTTCGTCGAAGGAACGAATCGAACAGGCCAAGGAAGACTGGCGCCAGGGCCGTTTCGACACGGTGCCGGGCGATGCAGAGGAATTCATTCCCCTTCCCGAGCGTCAGGGCCCCTGA
- the tmpA gene encoding 2-trimethylaminoethylphosphonate dioxygenase → MLDVSIHDAGTYLALTRDDMCHRFHAIWLRDNAADAATRAPGNGQRLIALRDIDPHIRISAATISAGSLQVTFMPENKTVDYDLTWLFDNCYDRAPEERSGWTAPGIETWDARLNDHVPSADFGTVRADPRARQSWLGSLARYGFAKLTGGPVEDLALMKVVELFGFVRETNYGRHFEVRTEVNPTNLAFTGLGLQAHTDNPYRDPVPTIQVLYCLESSAAGGENMVVDGFAAAQRLKQENPDWFSALSRYCARFEYAGEQGVVLRSRKPMIELAPDGELVAVRFNNRSAAAITDVPFKDMETYYEAYRRFGEIIDDPDMEVTFRLEPGECFIVDNTRVLHARKAYSGTGTRWFQGCYADKDGLLSTLAALQADLPEAAE, encoded by the coding sequence ATGCTGGACGTTTCCATCCACGATGCCGGAACATATCTTGCGCTGACGCGGGATGACATGTGCCACCGATTTCACGCTATCTGGCTGCGGGACAATGCGGCAGACGCCGCGACGCGCGCGCCGGGGAACGGACAACGCCTGATCGCGCTGCGCGATATCGATCCGCATATCCGGATTTCGGCTGCGACGATCAGCGCCGGATCGCTGCAGGTAACATTCATGCCGGAAAACAAGACCGTCGATTATGACCTGACATGGCTGTTCGACAATTGTTACGACCGTGCGCCCGAGGAACGGTCCGGCTGGACGGCGCCGGGTATCGAGACCTGGGATGCCCGGTTGAACGACCATGTGCCGTCGGCCGACTTCGGCACGGTCCGGGCGGACCCGCGCGCCAGGCAAAGCTGGCTCGGGTCTCTTGCCCGCTACGGGTTCGCCAAGCTGACAGGCGGACCTGTCGAGGACCTGGCATTGATGAAGGTGGTCGAGCTTTTCGGCTTTGTCAGGGAAACCAATTACGGCCGCCATTTCGAGGTTCGCACGGAGGTCAATCCGACCAACCTCGCCTTTACCGGACTTGGCCTGCAGGCGCACACGGACAATCCCTACAGGGATCCGGTGCCAACCATCCAGGTGTTGTATTGCCTGGAAAGCTCTGCCGCGGGCGGCGAGAACATGGTTGTCGACGGTTTTGCCGCCGCCCAGCGCCTCAAGCAGGAAAATCCGGACTGGTTCAGCGCGCTGAGCCGCTATTGCGCCCGGTTCGAATATGCCGGTGAACAGGGCGTTGTCCTGAGATCGCGAAAACCGATGATCGAACTGGCCCCGGATGGCGAACTGGTCGCGGTCCGCTTCAACAACCGTTCGGCTGCCGCCATCACCGACGTCCCTTTCAAGGACATGGAAACCTATTACGAGGCCTATCGGCGGTTCGGAGAAATCATCGATGACCCGGACATGGAGGTGACCTTCCGGCTGGAACCGGGCGAGTGTTTCATCGTCGACAACACGCGTGTGCTTCATGCCCGCAAGGCCTATTCGGGTACCGGCACCCGCTGGTTCCAGGGCTGTTATGCCGACAAGGACGGGCTGCTGTCGACGCTGGCGGCGTTGCAGGCGGACCTGCCGGAGGCGGCGGAATGA
- the thiS gene encoding sulfur carrier protein ThiS, translating into MNLIINGEDRQVASATLALLLEELAYDHDFLATAHNGDLVPAEDRAACVLQTGDRIEILSPMQGG; encoded by the coding sequence ATGAACCTCATCATTAACGGCGAGGACCGGCAGGTTGCGAGTGCGACGCTGGCCCTGCTTCTGGAAGAGCTGGCCTATGACCACGATTTCCTGGCAACGGCGCACAACGGTGACCTTGTCCCGGCAGAGGATCGGGCTGCCTGTGTTCTACAGACCGGTGACAGGATCGAGATCCTGTCACCCATGCAGGGAGGCTGA
- a CDS encoding thiazole synthase produces the protein MVTFYGETVSSRLLLGTAQYPSPKVLGEAVKASGTEIVTVSLRRETANGGSGGRFWELIRELGVRVLPNTAGCHSFKEAVTTAKIARELFGTDWIKLEVIGHHDSLQPDVFGLVEAARILSADGFKVFPYTTEDVVVGEKLLQAGCQVLMPWCAPIGSARGPVNPEALKSYRAHFREIPLVVDAGLGRPSHAAHVLELGFDAVLLNTAVAKAGDSVAMAGAFARAVEAGRLAYEAIPLEPRDMAVPSTPVIGMAVFE, from the coding sequence GTGGTGACCTTCTATGGCGAAACCGTCTCCTCTCGACTGCTTCTGGGGACGGCACAATACCCGTCCCCCAAGGTGCTCGGCGAGGCGGTGAAGGCCTCCGGTACGGAAATCGTGACGGTATCGCTCCGACGGGAGACAGCGAACGGTGGTTCGGGAGGCCGGTTCTGGGAACTGATCCGTGAACTCGGCGTGCGCGTCCTGCCCAACACCGCTGGCTGCCATTCGTTCAAGGAAGCGGTCACGACGGCAAAGATAGCGCGGGAACTTTTTGGCACCGACTGGATCAAGCTGGAAGTGATCGGTCACCACGACAGCCTGCAACCGGATGTCTTCGGACTTGTCGAGGCCGCACGGATCCTGAGCGCCGACGGCTTCAAGGTGTTCCCGTATACAACCGAGGATGTGGTCGTCGGTGAGAAGCTTCTCCAGGCGGGCTGCCAAGTGCTGATGCCCTGGTGTGCGCCCATCGGCTCGGCGAGGGGGCCGGTCAATCCGGAGGCGCTGAAAAGCTATCGTGCGCATTTCAGGGAAATTCCGCTGGTGGTAGATGCCGGGCTTGGCCGGCCTTCCCATGCGGCGCATGTGCTCGAACTCGGCTTTGACGCGGTTCTCCTGAACACGGCCGTCGCCAAGGCGGGCGATTCGGTGGCCATGGCCGGGGCCTTTGCCCGGGCTGTCGAAGCCGGCCGGCTGGCTTATGAGGCAATTCCCCTGGAACCGCGCGACATGGCGGTTCCGTCCACCCCGGTCATCGGAATGGCGGTGTTTGAATGA
- a CDS encoding LysR family transcriptional regulator: MERARFDNLPLEWIRAFEAAARTGSFTAAAQETGVTQSAISQRIDKLEKQLGTHLFLRQARSIALTVEGETWLPHVQTAFESLRQSSEGLFGAARSRLTISASSSIIDLWILPRLARLTEDIGAQLSLRTMVLAAGAAQEDDTIRIRYGAGDWPVAYKVPLYNEMIAPVAAPELLASASDWKELPRIALSGPRPGWNEWSARHGTPTTPLPALRFDTFVSALAAARAGHGVLLASLPLCAGDLAGGKLLRVCEESLSCHQSYWLLASNEAVSRRQWNRLETILKDPVPREGA, from the coding sequence ATGGAACGGGCCAGATTTGACAACTTGCCGCTGGAATGGATCCGCGCCTTCGAGGCCGCCGCGCGTACCGGCAGCTTTACCGCGGCTGCCCAGGAAACCGGCGTGACCCAGTCTGCGATCAGCCAGCGCATTGACAAGCTTGAGAAACAGCTCGGCACACATTTGTTCCTTCGGCAGGCCCGCAGCATCGCACTCACCGTGGAAGGCGAAACCTGGCTTCCTCACGTTCAGACGGCGTTCGAAAGTCTGAGGCAAAGCTCGGAGGGACTGTTCGGTGCAGCGCGGAGCCGGCTGACGATCTCGGCCAGTTCCTCGATAATAGACCTTTGGATCCTGCCTCGCCTGGCCAGACTGACGGAAGATATCGGCGCGCAGCTTTCCTTGCGGACGATGGTGCTGGCAGCGGGCGCGGCGCAGGAGGACGACACGATCCGGATCCGCTACGGGGCAGGGGACTGGCCCGTTGCCTACAAGGTGCCTCTCTACAACGAGATGATAGCGCCGGTCGCTGCGCCGGAACTGTTGGCATCCGCCTCTGACTGGAAGGAGTTGCCGCGCATCGCGCTTTCCGGGCCGCGCCCGGGATGGAACGAGTGGAGCGCGCGCCATGGCACTCCGACCACGCCATTGCCTGCCTTGCGTTTTGACACGTTCGTGTCTGCGCTTGCGGCGGCACGTGCCGGTCATGGTGTTCTTCTGGCGTCGCTGCCCCTGTGCGCCGGTGATTTGGCCGGCGGAAAGCTGCTGCGGGTTTGTGAGGAAAGTCTGTCCTGTCACCAGAGCTACTGGCTGCTGGCTTCGAATGAAGCCGTGTCACGTCGGCAGTGGAACCGGCTGGAAACGATTCTGAAGGATCCGGTCCCCCGGGAGGGAGCGTGA
- a CDS encoding class I SAM-dependent methyltransferase, which produces MLFDINKPIYKFREEFDEFPDIEKHSFEYTKCTCGSTEATVVSTVSRHRNFQPIVACETCGTLRANPYFTEDTADFYYRNVYGNVKRTDRSPQQLFREQQALSIVPFFADTMDAFETVLDYGGGAGGKTADFIEAGKELSLYEVEHKYSQYAFENGIKPHDPSRRYDLVVVSHVIEHMIDPVRQMREIIEECCTPEGLLLVATPIIDRQRARQWLQHFHIAHKYYFTEDALVGMMASLGCKLVKQNKSDSFLFRLGEKPDPDVTSRHYRAGADKTRQAIERELRPSWKNLLKCLKFWRPQPHNQAAPRTPELSP; this is translated from the coding sequence ATGCTTTTCGACATCAACAAGCCCATCTACAAGTTCAGGGAAGAATTCGACGAATTCCCCGACATCGAAAAGCACTCGTTTGAGTACACAAAGTGCACATGCGGCAGCACGGAAGCCACGGTGGTTTCAACGGTGTCCCGCCACAGGAATTTCCAGCCGATCGTTGCCTGCGAGACCTGTGGCACGTTGCGAGCCAATCCGTACTTCACCGAGGACACCGCGGATTTTTACTATCGCAATGTCTACGGCAATGTGAAGCGCACCGATCGTTCGCCACAGCAACTGTTTCGCGAACAGCAGGCGCTGTCCATTGTCCCGTTTTTCGCGGACACGATGGATGCGTTCGAAACGGTGCTCGATTACGGCGGCGGCGCGGGTGGCAAGACCGCGGACTTCATCGAAGCCGGCAAGGAACTGTCGCTGTATGAGGTGGAGCACAAATACAGCCAGTATGCCTTCGAGAACGGGATCAAACCGCACGACCCGTCCAGAAGATACGATCTTGTTGTTGTCTCGCACGTCATTGAGCACATGATCGACCCGGTACGTCAGATGCGCGAAATCATCGAGGAATGCTGCACACCGGAAGGACTGCTGCTGGTCGCGACACCGATCATTGACCGGCAGCGGGCGCGTCAGTGGCTGCAGCATTTCCACATCGCTCACAAATACTATTTCACCGAGGACGCGCTGGTCGGCATGATGGCATCCCTCGGCTGCAAGCTGGTCAAGCAGAACAAGTCCGACTCCTTCCTGTTCCGTCTCGGGGAAAAGCCCGACCCGGACGTAACCAGCCGCCACTACAGGGCCGGAGCGGACAAGACCCGCCAGGCAATTGAGCGCGAGCTGCGGCCGAGCTGGAAAAATCTCTTGAAATGTCTCAAGTTCTGGCGGCCTCAGCCCCACAACCAGGCAGCACCGCGGACGCCTGAACTGTCTCCGTGA
- a CDS encoding ROK family protein: MRLGIDWGGTKIEIIALSAAGAEIFRKRVDTPRDDYEGCLLAVKSLVDAAEQATGETGTLGLGIPGSLSPRTGLVKNANSTWMNGKPLDKDLQRVLGRPVRIQNDANCLAVSEATDGAGAGAHVVHAIIIGTGSGSGIAIDAKAHLGANGIGGEWGAITVPWLKPEEYPGPDSWIGHKGVIDRWCSGTGFQLDYQDRTGTLLKGHEIMALKRSGDETANIVYEAYVSRLARALAMSANLLDPDVFVLGGGMSNIDELYEDLPPAMAPYIFSDSFETPIRKAVHGDSSGVRGAAWLWG, translated from the coding sequence ATGCGACTTGGAATTGACTGGGGCGGAACCAAAATCGAGATCATTGCGCTGTCCGCCGCAGGTGCGGAGATCTTCCGCAAGCGCGTGGATACCCCCCGGGACGACTATGAAGGCTGCCTGCTCGCGGTCAAAAGCCTGGTGGATGCGGCCGAACAGGCGACCGGCGAGACCGGCACGCTCGGCCTCGGCATTCCGGGGTCCCTGTCGCCGAGGACGGGACTGGTCAAAAACGCGAATTCCACCTGGATGAACGGCAAGCCTCTGGACAAGGACCTGCAACGGGTCCTCGGCCGGCCTGTACGCATCCAAAACGATGCCAATTGCCTGGCGGTGTCCGAGGCGACGGATGGCGCAGGCGCCGGCGCCCACGTCGTGCATGCCATCATCATCGGCACCGGAAGCGGTTCGGGAATTGCGATCGATGCCAAGGCCCATCTGGGCGCAAACGGCATAGGCGGCGAATGGGGGGCGATCACCGTTCCCTGGCTGAAACCGGAAGAATACCCGGGGCCGGATAGTTGGATCGGACACAAGGGTGTCATCGACCGCTGGTGCTCGGGAACCGGGTTTCAGCTGGATTACCAGGACAGGACCGGCACCTTGCTGAAAGGTCACGAAATCATGGCCCTGAAACGGTCAGGGGATGAGACGGCAAACATCGTCTACGAGGCTTACGTCAGCCGGCTTGCCCGTGCGCTGGCCATGTCAGCCAACCTGCTGGACCCGGATGTCTTCGTGCTCGGCGGCGGCATGTCGAATATCGACGAGCTCTATGAAGACCTGCCCCCGGCCATGGCACCCTACATTTTCTCGGATTCGTTCGAGACGCCAATCCGCAAGGCCGTTCACGGAGACAGTTCAGGCGTCCGCGGTGCTGCCTGGTTGTGGGGCTGA
- a CDS encoding DMT family transporter yields MLEQPLVLLLVVGSFLAVSTVIAKAAPVAGWHPLALLQWAILGGAVGLYLITRLATGRRESGSLVPIVPVGKQLFFYLVVSGLLFIAPNMIAVVSAPKVGAGFVSLSFAFPLVLTYAFAVVLRLERLHWLRGAGVLFGLAGGVLLAVSGADLAVEASGWSMIALAIPVFLASGNIYRTLFWPVGARPVDLALGMMATGFVALSVFNVLAGVSVTPETWSAAAAGLLAAQIAIFAVQYGLYFRLQHTAGPVYLSQIGSVAAVIGLGLGYLVFGEVPNVAKFAAVASVGAGIVLVTLGRRVA; encoded by the coding sequence TTGCTTGAACAGCCCCTGGTCCTGTTGCTTGTGGTTGGCAGTTTCCTGGCGGTTTCAACCGTGATCGCAAAGGCGGCTCCCGTCGCGGGCTGGCATCCGCTCGCCCTGTTGCAGTGGGCCATTCTGGGGGGAGCCGTAGGGCTCTACCTGATCACCCGACTGGCAACGGGACGAAGGGAAAGCGGGTCGCTCGTACCGATTGTTCCGGTCGGAAAACAGCTGTTTTTCTATCTTGTGGTCAGCGGCCTGCTGTTCATCGCACCGAACATGATCGCAGTTGTCTCCGCACCGAAGGTTGGCGCCGGGTTCGTGTCCCTGAGTTTCGCCTTTCCACTGGTTCTGACCTATGCCTTTGCGGTTGTCCTGCGTCTTGAGAGACTGCATTGGCTGCGCGGCGCCGGTGTCCTGTTCGGCCTCGCCGGGGGTGTTCTGCTCGCGGTCTCGGGTGCCGACCTCGCCGTGGAAGCCTCCGGCTGGTCCATGATTGCTCTTGCGATCCCCGTCTTCCTTGCATCCGGAAACATCTATCGCACGCTGTTTTGGCCTGTCGGGGCGAGGCCCGTCGACCTTGCGCTTGGAATGATGGCGACCGGCTTCGTGGCTCTGTCGGTTTTCAACGTGTTGGCAGGCGTGTCCGTCACTCCGGAAACCTGGTCCGCCGCTGCTGCGGGGCTGCTTGCTGCCCAGATTGCGATCTTCGCGGTTCAATACGGGCTCTATTTCCGGCTTCAGCACACCGCCGGGCCCGTCTATCTGAGCCAGATCGGCTCGGTCGCCGCCGTCATCGGTCTCGGACTTGGCTATCTCGTGTTCGGAGAAGTGCCGAATGTGGCCAAATTTGCGGCCGTTGCCTCGGTAGGCGCCGGCATCGTATTGGTGACTCTCGGCCGCAGGGTGGCCTGA
- a CDS encoding class II aldolase/adducin family protein, whose product MPSFPGDSAELRREIIDTARSLPRLGLTKGTSGNVSARTESGFLVTPSGIPYEALAEDAIVALDFDGCYRGDILPSSEWRMHMDFYLAQPGCGAVVHCHSPRATALSCHRRGIPAFHYMVALAGGDRIECADYASFGTRALSEAMIAALGERSACLLANHGQIAGGPTLRRALSVAEGVEDLADQYLSALVLGEPVILDSDEMTEILRKFKTYGKQTTELGDDQAAAFELPKRIG is encoded by the coding sequence ATGCCCTCCTTTCCAGGCGACTCCGCCGAATTGCGCCGAGAAATCATTGACACGGCCCGTTCGTTGCCTCGTCTCGGACTGACCAAGGGCACATCGGGCAATGTCAGTGCACGCACCGAATCCGGTTTTTTGGTGACACCGTCCGGCATTCCCTACGAAGCACTCGCGGAAGACGCAATCGTCGCGCTTGACTTCGATGGCTGCTATCGGGGGGATATCCTGCCGTCATCCGAGTGGCGCATGCATATGGACTTCTACCTGGCGCAGCCGGGCTGCGGCGCCGTCGTTCACTGCCACAGTCCACGAGCCACGGCGCTGTCCTGTCATCGACGCGGCATACCGGCCTTTCACTATATGGTCGCATTGGCGGGAGGCGACAGGATCGAGTGTGCGGACTATGCCAGCTTCGGCACCCGGGCCCTGTCGGAAGCCATGATCGCGGCTCTTGGCGAGCGAAGCGCGTGCCTTCTGGCCAACCATGGCCAGATTGCCGGTGGCCCGACCCTCCGCAGGGCGCTTTCGGTTGCAGAGGGTGTCGAGGACCTGGCCGACCAGTATCTGTCCGCACTGGTGCTGGGGGAGCCGGTTATACTCGACAGCGACGAGATGACCGAAATCCTGAGAAAATTCAAAACCTACGGCAAACAGACCACGGAACTGGGCGATGACCAGGCAGCCGCTTTCGAGCTGCCGAAACGGATAGGCTGA